From the Panthera leo isolate Ple1 chromosome C1, P.leo_Ple1_pat1.1, whole genome shotgun sequence genome, one window contains:
- the NMNAT1 gene encoding nicotinamide/nicotinic acid mononucleotide adenylyltransferase 1 isoform X4, whose translation MENSEKTEVVLLACGSFNPITNMHLRLFELAKDYMNGTGKYRVIKGVISPVGDAYKKKGLISAHHRVIMAELATKNSEWVEVDTWESLQKDWVETLKVLRHYQEKLEASSCDHQQDSPRLERPGRKRKWAEQRQDFSQKELLEPKTKDVPKVKLLCGADLLESFGVPNLWKSEDITRIVGDYGLICITRAGNDAEKFIYESDTLWKHRNNIHLVNEWITNDISSTKIRRALRRGQSIRYLVPDLVREYIEKHDLYSPESEERNVGVVLAPLQKNTAEANS comes from the exons ATGGAGAATTCAGAGAAGACAGAAGTGGTTCTTCTTGCTTGTGGCTCCTTTAATCCTATCACCAACATGCACCTGAGGCTATTTGAGCTGGCCAAGGACTACATGAACGGAACAG GAAAATACAGGGTCATCAAAGGCGTCATCTCTCCTGTGGGCGATGCGTATAAGAAGAAAGGACTCATCTCTGCCCACCACCGAGTTATCATGGCAGAATTAGCCACCAAGAATTCAGAATGGGTGGAAGTTGACACCTGGGAAAGTCTTCAGAAGGACTGGGTAGAGACCTTGAAGGTGCTAAG ACACTATCAGGAGAAACTGGAGGCCAGTAGCTGTGATCACCAGCAGGACTCACCTAGGCTGGAGAGGCCTGGACGGAAAAGGAAGTGGGCTGAACAAAGACAAGATTTTAGTCAAAAGGAATTGCTAGAGCCAAAAACAAAAG ATGTGCCAAAAGTAAAGCTGCTGTGTGGGGCAGATTTATTGGAATCGTTCGGTGTTCCCAATCTGTGGAAAAGTGAGGATATCACCCGAATTGTAGGAGACTATGGGCTCATCTGTATTACTCGGGCTGGAAACGATGCTGAGAAATTCATCTACGAATCCGACACACTGTGGAAACACCGGAACAACATTCACCTGGTAAATGAATGGATCACCAATGACATCTCCTCCACAAAGATCCGGCGAGCCCTCAGAAGGGGCCAGAGCATTCGCTACTTGGTGCCAGACCTTGTCCGAGAGTATATCGAAAAGCATGACCTGTACAGCCCTGAGAGTGAGGAGAGGAATGTTGGGGTCGTCCTGGCTCCCTTGCAGAAAAACACTGCAGAAGCTAACTCGTGA